The following coding sequences lie in one Cannabis sativa cultivar Pink pepper isolate KNU-18-1 chromosome 5, ASM2916894v1, whole genome shotgun sequence genomic window:
- the LOC115716291 gene encoding 36.4 kDa proline-rich protein: MGSIKQLPAIFFIFLIFMVISLPPIQACVPCQDPHHPQPPYHRPGQPKNPPHHGGGGGGGGGGGKGGGGGGGGGGGGKGGEGGKGGKGGEGGKGGKGGSGGGGGGHPKSPPHTKPSPVIPSPVIISPPIINPPVIMPPPSSPGNPPYNPPSSPGGGGGGGGSGGSNPSPPTSQTCPIDALKLGLCVDVLGGLVHIGLGDPVENTCCPVLGGLLELEAAICLCTAIRIKLLNLNIFIPLALQALITCGKTPPPGFICPPL, encoded by the coding sequence atggGTTCCATTAAGCAGCTCCCTGCcatctttttcattttcttgaTCTTTATGGTGATATCATTACCACCAATTCAAGCTTGTGTTCCTTGTCAAGATCCACATCATCCTCAACCACCTTACCACCGCCCAGGCCAACCGAAAAACCCACCGCACCATGGtggaggaggtggaggagggggCGGCGGTGGAAAAGGTGGAGGTGGCGGAGGTGGAGGAGGAGGCGGAGGTAAAGGAGGTGAAGGAGGAAAGGGAGGGAAAGGAGGTGAAGGAGGAAAAGGAGGGAAAGGAGGTAGTGGAGGAGGAGGTGGCGGTCATCCGAAATCACCACCTCATACAAAACCCTCACCGGTGATCCCGTCACCAGTTATAATATCACCACCAATCATAAATCCTCCAGTGATAATGCCACCACCTTCATCTCCCGGTAACCCGCCATACAATCCTCCATCATCACCTGGTGGCGGTGGAGGTGGCGGTGGTAGCGGTGGAAGTAATCCTTCACCGCCTACGTCACAGACTTGTCCAATAGATGCCCTAAAGCTTGGACTTTGTGTGGATGTGCTTGGTGGGTTGGTGCATATTGGTTTGGGGGACCCAGTTGAGAATACTTGTTGTCCTGTACTCGGTGGACTTCTTGAGCTTGAAGCGGCAATTTGTCTTTGCACTGCCATAAGGATTAAGCTTCTTAATCTAAACATATTCATTCCTCTTGCTCTTCAAGCTTTAATCACCTGTGGAAAGACTCCTCCTCCTGGTTTCATTTGCCCTCCTCTCTAG
- the LOC133038444 gene encoding uncharacterized protein LOC133038444: protein MFSEEESRRILSIQFSDCANTDSWFWSEEKSGLYSVSSAYKMLQQQSGAWPVTGAETCWQNLWQLQVPAKVQHLVWRAMSGCLPTKDVVEEAAMVAWRIWLARNDILWNNKSTKALDVVKLARTNLVSWRNAQKQKSEPLLNVNYSKDLEHWRKPIVHKYKINVDGAIFEAENCFGVGIVIRDQAGHLVEAVSTSKVGVVTPKIDEVIGVKEALSWIKNHNLSDVEIETDSLVVVQAINGEVQMPS from the exons ATGTTCTCTGAGGAAGAAAGCAGGCGCATCTTATCCATCCAATTCAGTGATTGTGCTAATACGGATTCTTGGTTTTGGTCTGAGGAAAAATCTGGGTTGTATTCGGTTAGTAGTGCTTATAAAATGCTGCAGCAACAAAGTGGAGCTTGGCCGGTTACTGGTGCAGAAACATGCTGGCAGAATTTGTGGCAGCTGCAAGTTCCAGCAAAGGTGCAGCATTTGGTGTGGCGTGCTATGTCGGGATGTCTTCCAACAAAG GATGTAGTTGAAGAGGCTGCAATGGTAGCGTGGCGGATATGGTTGGCCCGAAATGATATTCTTTGGAACAATAAAAGTACTAAAGCTTTAGATGTGGTTAAATTGGCTAGAACTAATCTTGTTAGTTGGAGAAATGctcaaaaacaaaaatcagaGCCTTTACTTAATGTGAATTATAGTAAGGATCTGGAGCATTGGAGGAAACCGATTGTGCACAAATACAAGATCAATGTTGATGGCGCCATTTTTGAAGCTGAAAATTGTTTTGGTGTGGGAATAGTCATTAGGGATCAGGCCGGTCATCTAGTTGAAGCTGTGTCAACTAGTAAAGTTGGTGTGGTGACTCCGAAAATTGATGAAGTTATTGGGGTCAAAGAGGCGCTAAGTTGGATTAAGAATCATAATCTTTCTGATGTTGAAATTGAAACTGATTCATTAGTAGTGGTGCAAGCTATTAATGGAGAGGTTCAAATGCCATCCTAA
- the LOC133038445 gene encoding uncharacterized mitochondrial protein AtMg00310-like has product MSWQRLSRHKDVGGLGFRNLRDYNMAFLGKQGWRLVTNDNSLVAKIYKARYYSNGSFFSAELGLNPSFIWRSLWEAKSLVRMGARKAIGDGKSTMILDEPQLPGAGTNFITTYHPNLAGRTVDSLMQIEERV; this is encoded by the coding sequence ATGAGTTGGCAAAGGTTGAGTCGGCACAAGGATGTTGGGGGGCTTGGATTTCGTAACTTAAGGGACTACAACATGGCTTTCTTGGGAAAACAAGGGTGGAGGTTAGTCACCAATGATAATTCTCTCGTGGCAAAGATTTATAAAGCCAGATACTACTCGAATGGGAGTTTTTTTAGTGCTGAGTTGGGTCTGAATCCTAGTTTTATTTGGAGAAGCTTATGGGAGGCTAAAAGCTTGGTTAGGATGGGGGCTAGGAAAGCTATTGGGGATGGGAAATCCACTATGATTTTGGATGAGCCGCAGTTACCAGGGGCTGGAACTAACTTTATTACAACCTATCATCCAAATCTAGCTGGTAGAACTGTGGATAGTTTGATGCAAATTGAGGAAAGAGTTTGA